One Sulfolobus sp. S-194 DNA segment encodes these proteins:
- a CDS encoding MmgE/PrpD family protein: MESFLEEAKEWANNISISKVPNDSLENAKLMIMDTIFTALISSRTHWAKRLDLFNVNYQELFPILSVMYDYDSTLLYYGHLGHGIVSPLLFSIPNVNVSGKELMEAVVSSVEISARVAASLSVSRTRGQSMTSIHSLSTAVFLSKLYNQDLKNSMGLSLSYMIKPTSHGFGSLGKLYSASLGVEMGYKAFRLAKYQNVNENFLTDFLKQYGEYYLKAPLGGFNKRWHVNTLSVKKYPACAYAQTLIEGALEISKEVKLDEISEVTLRENMLTYFMDKNHERIVKEDNPSFTLLQFYSPYLLAVTIKDKGFGVTSYDESHIKDPLIWKLVYKVNILHDVNLTIKLLNEPLPFGVAINEIGVDFIKKFLGDFEYNLRGVDLNEVNFEKTRKYMGVIIDAKTKEGRKISVEKEIVDGFHGTGLEKKREVVNKKFLDAIKDNNEEDLKNIYNILYSLEKRGNDELKFMYKVLTEEVKRELHQQ; encoded by the coding sequence ATGGAATCCTTTTTAGAAGAGGCTAAGGAATGGGCTAATAACATTTCAATATCTAAAGTACCCAATGACAGTTTAGAGAACGCAAAATTAATGATAATGGATACTATATTCACAGCTCTAATATCCTCTAGGACGCATTGGGCTAAGAGATTAGACTTATTTAACGTAAATTATCAAGAACTTTTCCCAATACTTAGTGTAATGTATGATTACGACTCTACATTACTATATTACGGACATTTAGGTCACGGAATAGTTTCCCCATTATTATTCTCAATTCCTAATGTTAATGTATCTGGTAAAGAGCTGATGGAAGCTGTAGTATCCTCTGTAGAAATCTCCGCTAGGGTCGCAGCTTCCTTATCTGTCAGCAGAACAAGGGGACAATCAATGACATCAATACATTCCCTCTCAACTGCGGTATTTCTCTCTAAATTATATAATCAAGATTTAAAAAATAGCATGGGATTATCCTTAAGTTATATGATAAAACCTACATCACACGGTTTCGGAAGTCTGGGCAAATTGTATTCGGCCTCTTTAGGAGTTGAGATGGGCTATAAGGCTTTCAGATTAGCTAAATATCAGAACGTTAACGAGAATTTCTTGACGGATTTCTTAAAGCAGTATGGGGAATATTATCTTAAGGCCCCTTTAGGAGGTTTTAACAAAAGGTGGCACGTAAATACTCTCTCTGTTAAAAAATATCCAGCATGTGCATATGCACAAACGTTAATAGAAGGTGCGTTAGAGATAAGTAAAGAAGTTAAACTGGATGAGATAAGTGAAGTTACATTGAGGGAGAACATGCTCACCTATTTCATGGATAAGAACCACGAAAGGATAGTCAAGGAGGACAATCCGTCATTTACCCTACTTCAATTTTACTCTCCTTACCTTTTAGCTGTTACAATTAAAGATAAGGGATTCGGAGTTACCTCTTACGATGAAAGTCACATAAAAGACCCATTAATCTGGAAATTAGTATATAAGGTAAATATACTTCATGACGTTAATCTTACAATTAAGCTATTAAACGAACCTCTACCATTTGGTGTTGCAATAAATGAAATAGGAGTAGATTTTATTAAAAAATTCCTAGGAGATTTCGAATATAATTTAAGAGGGGTTGATTTAAATGAGGTAAATTTTGAGAAAACTAGAAAATATATGGGAGTAATAATAGATGCGAAAACTAAGGAAGGCAGAAAAATAAGCGTAGAAAAAGAGATAGTTGATGGTTTTCACGGTACTGGTTTAGAAAAAAAGAGAGAAGTGGTTAATAAGAAATTCTTAGATGCTATCAAAGATAATAACGAAGAGGATCTAAAAAATATTTATAATATCTTATATAGTCTAGAAAAGAGAGGAAATGATGAATTGAAGTTTATGTACAAGGTTTTAACAGAGGAAGTGAAGAGGGAATTACATCAACAGTAA
- a CDS encoding 3-hydroxyacyl-CoA dehydrogenase/enoyl-CoA hydratase family protein — MSIFSKVGVVGAGTMGHGIAEVAAIAGYQVYLSDISQDILNNALEKIKWSLQKLKEGGKLKESIDTIISRIKPTTNLNDFADADYIIEAAVENSEVKRKIFSELDGIVKPNAIFATNTSTIPISTLAEVTKRQDKFIGLHFMNPPVLMPLVEIIMGNKTSQQTLEITIEFAKSIGKDYVIVKKDVPGFLINRINGRTFAEAILMYDEGYQKEDIDAMTRFRLGMPMGFLELLDFTGIDVSYNAALEAIKRGEKEPPHFKVLKKMVEEGRLGVKSGKGFYTYKSKIYERPKIVPTDDMYSVNPLRIIAPAVNEAAWLIRNNISSIEDIEKGMIKGMSWPQGPLTFADKFGIDNIVNFLEQRYHDTGNDYYNPDPLLKEMIEQKKLGVKSGEGFFKWNYERVDLGPVRYEKLHDYAKITMRRAEKLNALNEAMWTGLTQAFNKAKEDKDVRAVIITGEGRAFCAGDDIEMMHYWENTASVIEWSQKISSPLIDTLTNYPKPIIAEVNGLAFGGGMELLILFDIVIASEDATFAIPEGLIGALPPLASSIGVGFVSRKIARYALTGEWLSAKQAKELGLVDIIVPPEQLEITGVEIVEKVKRVAPLSSMSIKRAVNSIRNSYLDKLQIASQDLTILSTTEDFKEGMKAFIEKRQPRYKGR, encoded by the coding sequence ATGTCTATATTCTCAAAAGTGGGTGTAGTAGGAGCTGGAACGATGGGTCACGGTATAGCAGAAGTTGCAGCAATAGCTGGATATCAAGTATATTTAAGTGATATTTCGCAGGACATATTAAATAACGCATTAGAAAAAATTAAATGGAGTTTACAAAAACTGAAAGAAGGTGGGAAGCTTAAGGAAAGCATTGATACTATAATAAGTAGAATAAAACCTACAACTAACCTTAACGATTTTGCAGATGCTGATTACATTATAGAGGCTGCAGTAGAAAATTCTGAGGTAAAAAGAAAGATATTTTCAGAATTAGACGGAATAGTAAAACCAAATGCCATATTCGCCACTAATACTTCTACAATCCCCATTTCCACTCTTGCAGAAGTAACTAAGAGGCAAGATAAATTTATAGGACTCCACTTCATGAATCCTCCAGTATTAATGCCCTTAGTTGAGATCATAATGGGCAATAAGACTAGCCAACAAACCTTAGAAATTACTATTGAATTTGCTAAAAGTATCGGGAAAGATTATGTTATTGTTAAGAAAGACGTACCCGGATTTCTAATAAATAGAATAAACGGAAGGACTTTCGCTGAGGCAATCTTAATGTACGATGAGGGATACCAAAAAGAGGATATAGATGCTATGACTAGATTTAGACTAGGAATGCCAATGGGTTTCCTAGAACTTTTAGACTTTACTGGGATAGATGTTTCTTACAACGCAGCATTAGAAGCTATAAAGAGAGGTGAAAAGGAACCTCCGCATTTTAAGGTTTTAAAGAAGATGGTAGAAGAGGGTAGATTAGGCGTAAAAAGCGGAAAAGGGTTTTACACATATAAGAGTAAAATTTACGAAAGGCCTAAAATAGTCCCCACTGATGATATGTACTCAGTAAATCCCTTAAGGATAATCGCTCCTGCAGTAAACGAAGCTGCATGGTTAATTAGAAATAATATAAGTAGTATTGAAGACATAGAAAAAGGAATGATTAAGGGAATGAGTTGGCCTCAAGGACCCTTAACGTTTGCCGATAAGTTCGGAATAGATAATATAGTAAACTTCTTAGAACAGAGATACCATGATACTGGTAACGATTATTATAATCCAGATCCATTACTTAAAGAAATGATAGAGCAGAAGAAATTAGGAGTTAAATCTGGAGAAGGTTTCTTTAAATGGAACTATGAGAGAGTTGATTTAGGACCGGTAAGATATGAAAAACTTCATGATTACGCTAAAATAACCATGAGAAGGGCTGAAAAACTAAACGCATTAAATGAAGCTATGTGGACTGGGTTAACTCAAGCCTTCAATAAGGCTAAGGAAGATAAAGATGTTAGGGCTGTTATCATTACGGGTGAAGGTAGGGCTTTCTGTGCAGGGGATGATATAGAGATGATGCACTATTGGGAGAATACAGCTAGCGTAATTGAGTGGAGTCAAAAAATATCTTCTCCATTGATAGATACCCTAACTAATTACCCCAAGCCAATTATAGCAGAAGTTAACGGATTAGCATTTGGCGGAGGAATGGAACTCCTAATATTGTTTGATATAGTTATAGCCAGTGAAGATGCTACATTTGCAATACCAGAAGGATTAATAGGTGCTTTACCACCCTTAGCGTCATCAATAGGTGTTGGCTTCGTAAGTAGAAAAATAGCTAGATATGCATTAACAGGTGAATGGCTAAGTGCTAAACAAGCTAAGGAATTAGGATTAGTAGATATTATAGTACCTCCAGAGCAGTTAGAGATAACCGGTGTTGAGATAGTCGAGAAGGTTAAGAGAGTGGCGCCTTTATCTAGTATGTCTATTAAGAGAGCTGTAAATTCAATAAGGAACTCATATCTGGACAAATTGCAGATAGCATCACAAGATTTGACAATTCTATCAACTACAGAGGACTTTAAGGAGGGTATGAAGGCGTTCATTGAGAAAAGACAACCTAGATATAAAGGGAGGTAA